A genomic window from Armatimonadota bacterium includes:
- a CDS encoding MBL fold metallo-hydrolase has translation MSLDFRVVEVGLLQVNCYLLWDVETKKAAVIDPGDDTDIIIKNISSLDLDVEWVLLTHGHFDHTFCVGEIASRYDVRIGLQALDLPALTQSLGFEESFYDMSQRVPFSVTDLINEGDEIHLGESTIRILHTPGHTQGGVCYVTDIGVFCGDTIFAGSVGCSDFGGSHEQIIDSIKTKILPLDDSTCLYPGHGPSTTVGIERRSNPFL, from the coding sequence TTGAGTCTGGATTTTCGTGTAGTTGAAGTAGGCCTGCTGCAGGTAAACTGTTACCTGCTTTGGGATGTGGAGACCAAAAAGGCCGCAGTAATAGATCCCGGTGACGACACCGATATCATAATCAAGAACATAAGCTCGCTCGATCTGGATGTGGAGTGGGTCCTTCTGACACATGGCCACTTCGATCACACTTTCTGCGTGGGCGAGATAGCGAGCCGATATGATGTAAGGATCGGCTTGCAGGCTCTCGATCTGCCCGCATTGACCCAGAGCCTTGGCTTTGAAGAATCGTTTTATGACATGTCGCAGCGCGTGCCGTTTAGCGTTACTGATCTCATCAACGAAGGCGACGAGATACACCTTGGCGAATCCACGATACGCATTCTTCACACTCCGGGTCATACTCAGGGCGGTGTGTGTTATGTTACCGATATAGGGGTCTTCTGTGGAGATACAATCTTTGCTGGCAGCGTTGGGTGCAGCGATTTCGGCGGATCGCACGAACAGATTATCGACTCAATCAAGACGAAGATACTGCCGCTTGACGATTCGACTTGTCTCTACCCCGGTCATGGCCCATCAACAACCGTTGGCATCGAGCGCCGGTCAAACCCGTTTTTGTAG
- a CDS encoding ATP-binding protein: protein MKPVVYMLCGLTGSGKTTYAKKLENKDLIRLSVDEIIFEQYGRYCVDYPEAEYSKYYEPAVKEFDNRLIELLKNNKSVILDTGCWTKADRDRYKGLIKEYGCEWKLLYFKVAPEILIQRLEERNKRSDANSLKVTNEALCDFIKRFEEPSGEGEELEY, encoded by the coding sequence ATGAAACCAGTTGTCTATATGCTTTGTGGGTTGACCGGTTCTGGAAAAACCACTTATGCCAAAAAACTAGAAAACAAGGATTTGATTCGTCTATCAGTAGATGAAATTATTTTCGAGCAATACGGCAGGTATTGCGTAGACTATCCTGAAGCCGAGTATTCTAAATATTACGAACCTGCCGTCAAAGAGTTTGATAATCGGCTGATAGAACTCTTAAAGAACAATAAATCTGTAATACTAGATACCGGCTGTTGGACAAAGGCCGATAGAGACAGATATAAGGGTCTGATTAAAGAATATGGCTGTGAATGGAAGCTGCTTTATTTTAAGGTTGCCCCCGAAATATTAATTCAACGGTTGGAAGAACGGAATAAGCGTTCTGATGCCAATTCGCTAAAAGTTACAAACGAAGCACTTTGTGACTTCATTAAACGGTTTGAAGAACCTTCTGGCGAAGGTGAAGAGCTCGAATATTGA
- a CDS encoding tetratricopeptide repeat protein, translated as MSIAFNDGEFEHESGEFEERMRSNAPAAEREPETAYDQQELGDALSHEGRVREAVVHYRKAVEMEGANPSYHTRLGDAYAYSELSVKAVAEYKKALRISPRRAEPHYSLGEIYRRYGKWNAAIVEYRKAAQFNAMNPFYRYKLGVALSHVGLWDEAMLQLEMAVQIAPTDGFYHFWLGDIYGRMGRVGDAIVELQQATIFSPADSYYSFRLGLMYLRGSFHSDAVAALKRALKLKPGERPYHAVLAEAYRACGDIKRANVHYRVAEDMDYYDTANLAVARRGIEGTD; from the coding sequence ATGAGTATTGCATTCAACGATGGTGAGTTCGAGCATGAGTCTGGTGAGTTCGAGGAGCGTATGCGCTCAAACGCTCCCGCAGCCGAGCGCGAGCCTGAGACCGCCTACGATCAGCAGGAGCTTGGCGACGCATTAAGTCATGAGGGCCGGGTGCGTGAAGCGGTTGTGCACTACCGCAAGGCTGTCGAGATGGAGGGGGCCAATCCCAGCTATCATACACGGCTGGGCGATGCCTACGCCTATTCCGAACTGTCTGTAAAGGCGGTGGCCGAGTATAAGAAAGCTCTCAGAATCAGCCCCAGGCGCGCCGAACCCCATTACAGCCTCGGCGAGATATATCGCCGATACGGCAAGTGGAACGCAGCAATAGTCGAGTATCGAAAAGCCGCTCAGTTTAATGCCATGAACCCGTTTTATAGATATAAACTCGGCGTAGCGCTCTCGCATGTCGGGCTGTGGGACGAGGCGATGCTCCAACTTGAGATGGCCGTCCAGATCGCGCCGACGGACGGGTTCTATCACTTTTGGCTGGGCGATATATACGGTCGGATGGGCCGGGTAGGCGATGCCATCGTCGAGCTTCAGCAGGCGACTATCTTCAGCCCCGCGGACTCATATTATTCGTTTAGACTGGGTCTGATGTATCTGCGCGGATCATTTCACTCCGATGCGGTCGCAGCCCTTAAGCGCGCGTTAAAGCTCAAACCGGGTGAGAGACCCTATCATGCAGTGCTTGCGGAGGCGTATCGAGCTTGCGGTGATATCAAGCGTGCAAATGTCCACTATCGGGTCGCTGAGGATATGGATTACTATGATACAGCCAATCTGGCCGTTGCCAGACGGGGAATTGAGGGGACTGATTGA
- the dtd gene encoding D-aminoacyl-tRNA deacylase, whose product MKAVIQRVKSASVSVDGEQISHIGRGLAILLGVAKGDGAKDINYLAEKISNLRIFEDDAGKMNLSVIDIGGQALVVSQFTLMADCKKGRRPGFDKAAAPELAEVLYNDFMAVLAACGVPVQTGRFQSHMLFTIENDGPVTLVLDSEI is encoded by the coding sequence ATGAAAGCAGTAATCCAGCGAGTAAAAAGCGCAAGCGTGAGTGTGGACGGCGAGCAGATTTCGCATATAGGCAGAGGCCTGGCTATACTGCTGGGCGTTGCCAAAGGTGACGGTGCTAAAGATATCAACTATCTCGCTGAGAAAATATCCAACCTGCGGATTTTTGAGGACGATGCGGGAAAGATGAACCTGTCCGTGATCGATATTGGAGGGCAGGCTTTGGTCGTCTCTCAGTTCACGCTCATGGCGGACTGCAAAAAAGGTCGCAGACCGGGTTTTGATAAAGCAGCCGCTCCGGAATTGGCCGAGGTGTTGTATAATGATTTTATGGCAGTGCTGGCAGCGTGCGGTGTACCCGTGCAGACGGGCAGATTTCAATCGCACATGCTATTTACGATAGAAAACGACGGCCCTGTAACACTGGTTTTGGATAGTGAAATATGA